A DNA window from Chryseobacterium scophthalmum contains the following coding sequences:
- a CDS encoding GNAT family N-acetyltransferase: MYEKLDNPVYHSLNEYHEKFCLNFGDSKFYNPEVAAFGGSSNVAKEKDITEYSKICGDFLIFGNKPDLREFKTEMSQLVCDQYVLENKIELDYNEEIIELQNENHEELLAFVKKFYPHYFKNRTPELGRYFGIFKDNKLVAVTGQRMQMNDMTEVSAVITDTDYLGKGFAKQLVAFVSSTIFEDGKTPFLHVAENNLGAKKLYEKLGFDLRGKINLWGVKV; the protein is encoded by the coding sequence ATGTACGAAAAATTAGATAATCCTGTATATCATTCACTTAATGAATATCATGAAAAGTTTTGCTTAAACTTCGGAGATTCTAAATTTTACAATCCTGAAGTCGCCGCTTTCGGAGGTTCATCAAACGTTGCAAAAGAAAAAGACATCACAGAATATTCAAAAATCTGTGGTGATTTTCTCATTTTCGGAAATAAACCAGATCTAAGAGAATTTAAAACAGAAATGTCACAGCTTGTTTGTGATCAATATGTTTTAGAAAACAAAATTGAGCTTGATTATAATGAAGAAATTATCGAGCTTCAGAATGAAAACCATGAAGAATTATTGGCTTTTGTTAAGAAGTTTTATCCTCATTATTTTAAAAACAGAACTCCTGAATTAGGAAGGTATTTCGGAATTTTTAAAGATAATAAACTCGTTGCTGTAACTGGGCAAAGAATGCAGATGAATGATATGACGGAAGTAAGCGCAGTTATCACAGACACAGATTATCTGGGAAAAGGTTTTGCCAAACAGCTGGTTGCATTTGTTTCCAGTACGATATTTGAAGATGGTAAAACACCGTTCCTTCATGTCGCTGAGAACAATCTCGGAGCAAAGAAACTCTATGAAAAATTAGGTTTTGATCTGAGAGGTAAAATAAATTTATGGGGTGTAAAAGTTTAA
- a CDS encoding radical SAM protein, translated as MPVRNYTYYDYTISLCPECLKRVGAKIIIEDDSVFMTKRCPDHGFFKTMIASDVQYYKNIRNYNKASEMPVHFGTDVEYGCPYDCGLCVDHEQHSCLSIVEVTDRCNLTCPTCYAMSSPHYGSHRTLEEIEAMFDVIVKNEGEPDVVQISGGEPTIHPEFFKIMDIAKSKPIKHLMLNTNGIRIANDPGFAEKLATYAPEFEIYLQFDSFKPEVLEDFRGKDLTNVRMKALEKLNELNLSTTLVIVLQKGKNIDEIGKLIDFALKQKCVRGITFQPVEVAGRNREDSAHEKITLTEVRQEILNQFPLLNGDDIIPVPCNPDALAMGYILKLDGETIPLTRYINPADLLNNETRNTIVYEQDQGLQMQLLDIFSTGISVDKVQPKVNQLLCCLPEVSAPNLDYNNLFRIIIMNFMDAHDFDVRAVKKSCVHIVNKDLKMIPFETMNLFYRDDKSKYLEELRKEDKVLF; from the coding sequence ATGCCGGTAAGAAATTATACGTATTACGACTATACGATCAGTCTTTGCCCGGAATGCCTGAAAAGGGTAGGAGCAAAGATTATCATTGAAGACGACTCTGTTTTTATGACCAAAAGATGTCCTGATCATGGTTTTTTTAAAACGATGATTGCTTCGGATGTTCAGTATTATAAAAACATCAGAAACTACAATAAAGCGTCTGAAATGCCCGTTCATTTCGGTACCGATGTAGAGTATGGTTGTCCATACGATTGTGGTTTGTGTGTTGATCATGAGCAACATAGCTGTCTTTCGATTGTAGAAGTTACCGATCGTTGCAATCTGACGTGTCCAACCTGTTATGCGATGTCTTCGCCCCATTACGGAAGTCATAGAACTTTGGAAGAAATCGAAGCCATGTTTGATGTCATTGTCAAAAACGAAGGTGAACCGGATGTTGTACAAATTAGTGGAGGCGAACCGACGATTCATCCTGAGTTTTTTAAGATCATGGATATTGCCAAGTCGAAACCCATCAAACATTTAATGCTTAATACCAACGGAATTCGTATTGCGAATGATCCTGGTTTTGCTGAAAAACTCGCAACTTACGCTCCCGAATTTGAAATTTATCTTCAGTTTGATTCTTTTAAACCTGAAGTTTTGGAAGATTTCCGAGGAAAAGATCTTACGAATGTTCGGATGAAAGCTTTGGAAAAATTAAATGAATTAAATCTTTCTACAACGCTGGTTATTGTTCTTCAAAAAGGTAAAAATATCGACGAAATCGGGAAATTAATTGATTTTGCTTTAAAACAAAAATGCGTCCGTGGAATTACTTTTCAGCCTGTAGAAGTTGCCGGAAGAAATCGTGAAGATTCTGCTCACGAAAAAATTACCTTGACGGAAGTTAGACAGGAAATTTTAAACCAGTTTCCGCTTTTGAACGGAGATGATATTATTCCTGTTCCTTGTAATCCGGATGCTTTGGCGATGGGGTATATTTTAAAACTGGATGGCGAAACGATTCCTTTAACGCGATATATCAATCCTGCTGATTTGTTGAATAATGAAACGAGAAATACAATCGTTTATGAGCAGGATCAAGGTTTGCAGATGCAACTTTTAGATATCTTCAGTACCGGAATTTCTGTAGATAAAGTTCAACCTAAAGTAAATCAGTTACTTTGTTGTTTACCAGAAGTTTCGGCTCCCAATTTAGATTACAATAACCTATTCAGAATTATTATCATGAATTTTATGGATGCACACGATTTTGATGTTCGTGCTGTAAAAAAATCCTGTGTTCATATTGTCAATAAAGATTTAAAAATGATTCCTTTTGAGACGATGAACCTATTTTACAGAGACGATAAGAGTAAATATCTGGAAGAATTGAGAAAAGAGGATAAGGTTTTATTTTAA
- the fabG gene encoding 3-oxoacyl-[acyl-carrier-protein] reductase encodes MKLLEGKVALITGATRGIGKGIAEIFAQQGAKVAFTYAGSVEKAKELETALSSVTQIKGYQSDASDYDAAQKLVDDVMAEFGKIDILVNNAGITKDNLLMRMSKDDWDTIIKVNLDSVFNLTKAVIKPMMKAKSGSIINMTSVVGVKGNAGQANYAASKAGVIGFTKSIALELGSRNIRCNAIAPGFIETEMTAALDEKTVQGWRDGIPLKRGGQPEDIANACVFFGSEMSSYISGQVLNVDGGMLT; translated from the coding sequence ATGAAACTATTAGAAGGAAAAGTAGCGCTAATTACCGGAGCTACAAGAGGAATCGGGAAAGGTATTGCCGAAATTTTTGCTCAACAGGGAGCGAAAGTAGCATTTACATATGCTGGTTCTGTAGAAAAAGCGAAAGAATTGGAAACTGCTTTAAGTTCTGTAACTCAGATTAAAGGTTATCAGTCTGATGCATCAGATTACGATGCTGCACAAAAATTGGTAGATGATGTAATGGCTGAGTTTGGTAAAATTGATATTTTGGTAAACAATGCAGGAATTACGAAAGACAATCTTTTGATGAGAATGTCAAAAGACGATTGGGATACTATTATCAAAGTAAATTTAGATTCTGTATTCAACCTTACTAAGGCTGTAATTAAGCCAATGATGAAGGCTAAATCGGGCTCTATCATCAATATGACTTCTGTTGTAGGGGTAAAAGGTAATGCAGGACAGGCAAATTATGCTGCTTCTAAAGCAGGAGTTATCGGATTTACTAAATCTATTGCATTAGAATTAGGTTCAAGAAACATCCGTTGCAACGCAATTGCACCAGGATTTATTGAAACTGAAATGACGGCTGCTTTAGACGAAAAAACAGTTCAGGGATGGAGAGACGGTATTCCTTTGAAAAGAGGAGGACAACCGGAAGATATTGCTAACGCTTGTGTTTTCTTTGGTAGCGAAATGTCTTCTTATATTTCTGGTCAGGTTTTAAACGTTGACGGAGGAATGTTAACTTAA
- the surE gene encoding 5'/3'-nucleotidase SurE has product MEKPLILVTNDDGITAPGIRNLVEFMNEIGEVIVVAPNSPQSGKGHAITINSTLSYEEVQLEGPQTDYSCSGTPVDCVKMALDKILPRRPDLVVSGINHGANSSINVIYSGTMSAAVEGGVEGLPSIGFSLLDFSWEADFTQAKEYIQEIVRKTLENPMPKGVVLNVNIPKLLKEEIKGVKICKQAHAKWEESFDERINPHGKKYYWLTGYFNNMDESEDADETALANGYISIVPVKFDMTAYEYMNTLREVMDFK; this is encoded by the coding sequence ATGGAAAAACCACTTATTCTGGTAACAAATGACGACGGTATTACAGCTCCGGGTATCAGAAATCTTGTAGAATTTATGAATGAAATAGGGGAAGTAATTGTGGTTGCTCCCAACTCGCCACAAAGCGGAAAAGGTCACGCAATCACGATAAACTCTACATTAAGCTATGAAGAAGTACAGCTTGAAGGCCCACAAACCGATTATTCGTGCAGCGGAACTCCTGTTGACTGTGTAAAAATGGCTTTAGATAAAATACTTCCAAGAAGACCAGATCTTGTGGTATCAGGAATCAATCATGGTGCAAACTCTTCTATCAATGTAATTTATTCGGGGACAATGTCTGCAGCTGTAGAAGGCGGTGTAGAAGGTCTTCCTTCGATAGGTTTTTCACTTTTAGATTTCAGTTGGGAGGCGGATTTTACGCAGGCAAAAGAATATATTCAGGAAATTGTAAGAAAAACTTTAGAAAACCCAATGCCTAAAGGTGTTGTTCTTAATGTAAATATTCCTAAGCTTTTAAAAGAAGAAATAAAAGGCGTAAAAATCTGCAAGCAGGCTCATGCAAAATGGGAAGAAAGCTTTGATGAAAGAATCAATCCGCATGGTAAAAAATATTACTGGTTGACCGGATATTTCAACAATATGGATGAATCTGAAGATGCAGACGAAACAGCTTTGGCAAACGGATATATCTCAATTGTTCCGGTGAAGTTTGATATGACTGCTTATGAATATATGAACACCCTTCGCGAAGTAATGGATTTTAAATAA
- a CDS encoding prolipoprotein diacylglyceryl transferase, which produces MDFPVTFQIFGKTILAHPVFEALGIFLGMRYYFYLKRKSTEKLSFNISAAVLIGATAGALIGSKLIGNLENPYIFFNDFNFKRFWTNNTIVGGLAFGVIGVEMAKKVVGHKKSTGDLIVFPLILAMIIGRIGCFLTGIHEETYGLPTDSIFGMHLGDEYLRHPVALYEIAFLIFMWFELRMISRKDKYPSGFIFQLFMLSYFSFRFFLDFIKPKINIIGNLGTIQLVCICVIIYYIYIIKNSKKITK; this is translated from the coding sequence ATGGATTTTCCTGTAACTTTTCAAATATTCGGTAAAACGATATTGGCTCACCCTGTTTTTGAAGCACTGGGAATATTTCTCGGAATGCGCTATTATTTTTATTTAAAGAGAAAATCAACAGAGAAATTGTCTTTCAATATTTCTGCAGCGGTTCTTATTGGTGCTACAGCAGGAGCTCTGATTGGGTCAAAACTCATTGGAAACCTAGAGAATCCCTATATTTTTTTTAATGATTTCAATTTCAAAAGATTCTGGACAAATAATACTATTGTTGGAGGTTTAGCTTTTGGAGTTATCGGAGTAGAAATGGCAAAAAAAGTAGTTGGCCATAAAAAAAGTACTGGAGATTTGATAGTTTTTCCTTTAATTTTGGCAATGATTATCGGACGAATAGGGTGTTTTCTCACAGGAATTCATGAAGAAACTTACGGATTACCGACAGATTCTATTTTCGGAATGCATCTTGGTGATGAATATTTAAGACACCCTGTTGCACTGTACGAGATTGCTTTTTTGATTTTCATGTGGTTTGAACTAAGAATGATTTCACGAAAGGATAAATATCCTTCAGGTTTTATTTTTCAGCTTTTTATGTTGAGTTACTTTAGTTTCAGGTTCTTTTTAGATTTTATTAAACCTAAAATTAATATCATTGGAAATTTAGGAACCATTCAATTGGTATGTATTTGTGTAATTATTTATTACATTTATATAATTAAAAACTCAAAAAAAATTACAAAATGA
- a CDS encoding tetratricopeptide repeat protein encodes MSNFFYAQDQSNVDFLVKQINTIQLSGESDKVLEASQKLIDLSNASKNEKGLCYGNYYIASYYYDHAKFKQSIDYAKEAQKYTSYLETDKTHSANISSLLGGNYLLLELYTLSFKNYRKALEILKTNPNKTAKDSLTESAIYSHLSYIYQNINKPDSMHYFLKKEDTILKKIDLQDAYIQKGCSCLGFGNYYLNQNKTDSAQYYYSKSLDYFKNKIHPCKIESLIGLGNLFTVQKKYSKAQSFYNLALKSFDQHHFPDILSELYKKIAELKIAQGNATEAKQYQDLYLKTNKELDDRMKNERDFALNEVMKEEKIKHTLETKKTQRTTLIIISSLIFITLFIIYLLKKSKSRNLKSIEIAQKLLKEKEITEQETHKLKQQVNEAFDEIIQLAKENNPSFYTRFQEVYPKFQSKMLQLNESLKPSELTFAAYIYLGFTTKEIADCTFKAIKTIENNRYNFRKKIHLSPEKDLQIWLRNYIDSQS; translated from the coding sequence TTGAGCAATTTTTTTTATGCTCAAGACCAATCCAATGTTGATTTTTTAGTGAAACAAATCAATACGATTCAGCTATCCGGAGAGTCTGACAAAGTTTTGGAGGCTTCACAAAAGCTTATTGATTTATCGAATGCTTCAAAAAATGAGAAAGGCCTTTGTTATGGTAATTATTATATAGCTTCTTATTATTACGATCATGCCAAGTTCAAACAAAGCATTGATTATGCAAAAGAAGCTCAAAAATATACTTCTTATTTAGAGACAGACAAAACACATTCTGCTAATATTTCATCTTTATTAGGCGGAAATTACCTACTTCTCGAACTTTATACCCTATCATTCAAAAACTACAGAAAGGCTCTTGAAATCTTAAAAACCAACCCTAATAAGACAGCAAAAGATTCTCTCACAGAAAGCGCTATTTATTCACATCTGAGCTACATCTATCAAAACATCAATAAACCGGATTCTATGCATTATTTCTTGAAAAAAGAAGATACGATTCTTAAAAAAATCGATTTACAGGATGCTTATATTCAAAAAGGTTGTTCTTGTTTAGGTTTTGGAAATTATTATCTGAATCAAAATAAAACCGATTCGGCTCAATATTATTACAGCAAATCATTAGATTATTTTAAAAATAAAATTCATCCCTGCAAAATTGAATCATTAATAGGACTTGGAAATCTTTTTACTGTTCAAAAAAAATATTCTAAAGCGCAAAGTTTTTATAATCTGGCTTTAAAAAGTTTTGATCAGCATCATTTCCCGGATATTCTGAGCGAATTGTACAAAAAAATTGCGGAGCTGAAAATTGCTCAGGGAAATGCAACAGAAGCAAAACAATATCAGGATCTTTATCTGAAAACGAATAAAGAATTGGATGACAGAATGAAGAATGAAAGAGATTTTGCGTTGAATGAAGTAATGAAAGAAGAAAAAATAAAGCATACTCTTGAAACAAAAAAAACTCAGAGAACAACTTTAATCATTATTTCTTCACTGATATTCATCACTTTATTTATTATTTATCTTCTTAAAAAATCGAAATCAAGAAATCTGAAATCTATCGAAATCGCCCAAAAACTGCTTAAAGAAAAAGAAATCACTGAGCAGGAAACTCATAAACTGAAACAACAGGTTAACGAAGCTTTCGACGAAATCATTCAGTTGGCAAAAGAGAATAATCCTTCATTTTATACAAGATTTCAGGAAGTTTATCCTAAATTTCAGTCTAAAATGCTTCAGCTTAATGAAAGCCTGAAACCAAGCGAACTTACTTTTGCAGCTTATATTTATCTCGGTTTTACAACGAAAGAGATTGCAGATTGCACTTTTAAAGCAATAAAAACAATAGAAAATAACCGTTATAATTTCAGAAAAAAGATTCATCTGTCTCCAGAAAAAGATCTTCAGATATGGCTTAGAAATTACATCGATTCTCAATCATAA
- a CDS encoding WG repeat-containing protein — protein sequence MKKLVFILLSGIFSAQTNQYKEILLSKQVGKEVRFYTNGYGIISDPNTGNSSIVDSLGTISFNYPYKSEILRLSKDRFILKVKEGESNGKTALIDGNGNQLILLDKFKYKTWENRDRLIVSKDGKDGVYDYNGKQIIPSQDKIEFANDSRFFIKKDKLWFIYNFDGQQVSDREFKENLRFYKGKVYLNTGIKTGDVIDIDGKTVSQFSNHYIEDINGFPFLITKDIAKNKYGIVDENEQVLAENIYEQAFVGRNYIYLIKDNKVSVFSKAERKVFPTEYHYVNHLFNGNFKTLKDYKNPKIAVIKESGEVVLPKEYDVVEGFKIKGEDYVFVSKDNEEKLLDKNFESVLDDGFQIEKIFFNNVIVKKDEVYYKFSPTDKSYTPIKDIVSIKPFQFYPAIICKNKENLYGMLDEEGKEIVPFMYDDIVSFLSGDEVVVQKGDKFGVTNLKNEPLKDVIYDKYSADNKKLTLTKDKESEVIDFSSSEDKVMF from the coding sequence TTGAAAAAATTAGTTTTCATTCTGCTTTCAGGTATTTTTTCAGCACAGACCAATCAGTATAAAGAGATATTATTGTCTAAACAAGTTGGGAAAGAAGTACGCTTTTATACCAACGGTTACGGGATTATTTCAGATCCGAATACCGGAAACTCTTCTATAGTAGATTCTTTAGGAACTATTTCTTTTAATTATCCTTATAAAAGTGAAATTCTCCGTTTGTCAAAAGACAGATTTATTTTGAAAGTAAAAGAAGGTGAATCGAACGGAAAAACTGCTTTGATTGATGGAAACGGAAACCAGTTGATTCTATTAGATAAATTTAAATATAAAACCTGGGAAAATAGAGACCGTTTAATTGTATCAAAAGACGGAAAAGACGGTGTTTACGACTACAATGGGAAACAGATTATTCCGTCTCAGGATAAAATAGAATTCGCAAACGACAGCAGATTTTTTATTAAAAAAGATAAGCTTTGGTTTATATATAATTTTGACGGACAACAGGTTTCTGATAGAGAATTCAAGGAAAACTTGAGATTTTACAAAGGAAAAGTTTATTTAAATACCGGAATTAAAACCGGAGATGTAATTGATATCGACGGTAAAACGGTGAGCCAGTTTTCAAATCATTATATTGAGGATATTAATGGTTTTCCCTTTTTAATTACGAAGGATATTGCTAAAAATAAATATGGAATTGTAGATGAAAATGAGCAGGTTTTAGCGGAAAATATCTATGAACAGGCTTTTGTAGGAAGAAATTACATTTACCTTATCAAAGACAATAAAGTAAGCGTTTTTTCTAAAGCAGAAAGAAAAGTTTTCCCTACGGAATACCATTATGTAAATCATTTGTTTAATGGTAATTTTAAAACATTAAAAGATTATAAAAATCCTAAAATTGCAGTTATTAAAGAGAGTGGGGAAGTTGTTTTGCCTAAAGAATATGACGTTGTAGAAGGTTTTAAAATAAAAGGTGAAGATTATGTTTTTGTAAGCAAAGACAATGAAGAAAAGCTTTTAGATAAGAATTTTGAGAGTGTTTTGGATGACGGATTCCAGATTGAGAAAATCTTCTTTAATAATGTAATTGTTAAAAAAGACGAGGTATATTATAAGTTTTCACCAACAGATAAATCTTACACGCCGATTAAAGATATTGTTTCTATAAAACCATTTCAGTTTTACCCTGCAATTATCTGTAAAAACAAAGAAAATCTTTACGGTATGCTGGATGAAGAAGGAAAGGAAATTGTTCCGTTCATGTACGATGATATTGTAAGTTTTCTTTCAGGAGATGAAGTTGTGGTACAGAAAGGAGATAAGTTTGGTGTTACAAATCTTAAAAATGAACCACTTAAAGACGTGATTTACGACAAATATTCTGCAGATAACAAAAAGCTTACGCTCACAAAAGATAAAGAATCGGAAGTGATTGATTTTAGTTCTTCAGAAGACAAAGTAATGTTTTAA
- a CDS encoding carboxy terminal-processing peptidase, whose protein sequence is MWKNFKLNKFLLFIPLTSLMFCFNSPKNDDEKMQTIMVSVKNTLSYLHYSPKPINDAYSKDVYKHYFEMIDPGKRYFLQSDMNEFAKHETKLDDYINQGDLQFYKLTIDRLYQRVDEIDKITQEIFSKPINLEEDETLTLESKLKKVPADQKEQYNEWKKFIKYNILQEIESMNSKEEAQKEKKDSVQKFKLKDTIKLEILSPQQKLTKATDEVKDLVKETFTRFKKRKKMDWFSVYMNAYTEVFDPHTNYYSPKDKEDFDTQFKGKVIGIGAIIQEKKGNLYLGALTIGAPAWKSKKLSEGDKILKVKSKPKEDHVNVVGMLSDEAVRLIRGEKGTPVTLTVQKKDKTIVEVTMIREEVAIEDTFAKSIIVNSPNGKKYGFINLPSFNADFEDEKGRNASDDIKNEIIKLKAQNIEGIVLDLRNNGGGSLTEVGDIMGLFMNAGPYVQVKDGNGKIQTLKNKQETPIWTGPLVIMQNEISASASEILAGVMQDYGRAIIVGSPQSYGKGTVQTFVDLNRFLNSEDDFGSLKLTIQKFYRITGESNQRKGIVSDIQMKDFFTYAEIGERYDDFALAWDKIPSANFQKLSYFDVKALEKASNDRMAKNANYQLLLESAQWREQLDKEETITLNINKFNDLMKHRKSQIEKFKKLTKFDNGLKFEMYPAEIEREKKDEVFKKKSEMWMKNLRKDSYLQEAMNIVADMKTKA, encoded by the coding sequence ATGTGGAAAAATTTTAAGCTAAATAAATTTCTACTCTTTATTCCATTAACAAGTCTTATGTTTTGTTTCAACTCGCCAAAGAATGACGATGAGAAAATGCAGACGATAATGGTGAGTGTTAAAAATACTCTTTCTTATTTACACTACAGCCCAAAACCTATCAATGATGCCTATTCAAAAGATGTTTACAAGCATTATTTTGAAATGATCGATCCAGGGAAAAGATATTTTCTGCAGTCTGATATGAACGAATTTGCCAAGCACGAAACAAAGCTTGACGATTATATCAATCAGGGCGATCTGCAGTTTTATAAGCTGACAATTGACAGATTGTATCAAAGAGTAGATGAAATCGATAAGATCACACAGGAGATCTTCAGCAAGCCGATTAATTTAGAAGAAGATGAAACGCTTACTTTGGAATCTAAATTGAAAAAAGTTCCTGCAGATCAAAAGGAGCAGTATAACGAGTGGAAAAAATTCATCAAATACAATATTCTTCAGGAAATTGAATCGATGAACAGCAAAGAAGAAGCTCAGAAAGAGAAGAAAGATTCAGTTCAGAAGTTTAAGCTGAAAGATACCATTAAACTTGAGATTCTTAGCCCTCAGCAAAAGCTGACAAAAGCTACAGACGAGGTAAAAGATTTGGTGAAAGAAACATTTACCAGATTCAAAAAAAGAAAGAAAATGGACTGGTTTTCGGTATATATGAACGCTTACACGGAAGTTTTCGACCCGCATACCAACTACTATTCTCCAAAAGATAAAGAAGATTTTGATACTCAGTTCAAAGGAAAAGTTATCGGAATTGGGGCTATTATTCAGGAGAAAAAAGGAAATCTTTATTTAGGAGCGCTAACAATTGGAGCTCCGGCTTGGAAGTCTAAAAAGCTTTCTGAAGGTGATAAAATCTTAAAGGTAAAATCTAAACCGAAAGAAGACCACGTAAACGTTGTGGGAATGCTTTCTGATGAGGCAGTTCGTTTGATCAGAGGTGAAAAAGGAACTCCGGTTACTTTGACGGTTCAGAAAAAAGATAAAACAATTGTAGAAGTAACGATGATTCGTGAAGAAGTGGCTATTGAAGACACTTTTGCGAAAAGTATTATTGTAAATTCTCCAAACGGTAAAAAATACGGATTCATTAACCTTCCAAGCTTTAATGCAGATTTCGAAGATGAGAAAGGAAGAAACGCTTCTGATGACATCAAAAACGAAATCATCAAGTTGAAAGCTCAGAATATTGAAGGAATTGTTTTAGATCTTAGAAATAACGGTGGTGGTTCATTAACTGAAGTTGGTGATATCATGGGATTATTTATGAATGCAGGTCCTTACGTTCAGGTAAAAGACGGAAACGGAAAAATTCAGACACTAAAAAACAAGCAGGAAACTCCAATCTGGACAGGTCCTTTAGTAATTATGCAGAATGAAATTTCAGCTTCGGCCTCAGAGATCTTAGCTGGTGTAATGCAGGATTACGGAAGAGCAATTATTGTAGGTTCGCCTCAATCGTATGGTAAAGGAACGGTACAAACTTTCGTAGATCTAAACAGATTCTTAAATAGTGAAGACGATTTCGGATCTTTAAAACTAACGATTCAGAAATTCTACAGAATTACCGGAGAATCTAATCAGAGAAAAGGGATTGTTTCTGATATTCAGATGAAAGACTTCTTTACTTATGCAGAAATTGGTGAAAGATATGATGATTTTGCTTTGGCTTGGGACAAAATTCCGAGTGCTAATTTCCAAAAGTTGAGCTATTTTGATGTTAAAGCTTTAGAAAAAGCAAGCAACGACAGAATGGCAAAAAATGCAAACTACCAATTGTTGCTTGAGTCGGCTCAATGGAGAGAGCAATTAGACAAAGAAGAAACCATTACTTTAAATATCAATAAGTTTAATGATTTGATGAAACACAGAAAATCTCAAATTGAAAAGTTTAAAAAGCTTACGAAATTTGATAACGGATTAAAATTTGAAATGTATCCTGCAGAGATCGAAAGAGAGAAAAAGGATGAGGTTTTCAAGAAAAAATCTGAAATGTGGATGAAGAACCTTAGAAAAGATTCTTACCTTCAGGAAGCAATGAATATTGTTGCAGACATGAAGACTAAAGCTTAA
- a CDS encoding GMP reductase encodes MRIENDIKLGFKDVMFRPKRSTLKSRSEVDLEREFTFLHTQKKWKGTPIIAANMDTVGTFEMAVELAKEKIITAVHKHYSVDEWNNFLQNQPESIHQYIALSTGTGKADEEKIKTILEKHPKIEFLCIDVANGYSEHFVQFVKKARQNFPDKIIMAGNVVTGEMVEELLLVGADIIKVGIGPGSVCTTRVKTGVGYPQLSAIIECADAAHGLKGHIIADGGCKVPGDVAKAFGGGADFVMLGGMFAGHDESGGEMVEENGKKFKLFYGMSSKTAMDKHSGGVAEYRASEGKTVKVPYKGAVLETVKDILGGVRSTCTYVGASTLKELSKRTTFIRVQEQENQVYND; translated from the coding sequence ATGCGCATAGAAAACGATATAAAGCTGGGCTTTAAAGACGTGATGTTCAGACCAAAACGTTCTACTTTAAAATCCCGCTCCGAAGTCGATCTCGAAAGAGAATTTACATTCCTCCATACACAGAAAAAATGGAAAGGCACGCCAATCATTGCTGCCAATATGGACACGGTGGGAACTTTCGAAATGGCTGTTGAGCTGGCGAAAGAAAAAATAATCACCGCCGTTCACAAACATTATTCTGTAGACGAATGGAACAATTTTCTGCAAAATCAGCCTGAAAGCATTCATCAATACATCGCTTTAAGTACGGGAACCGGAAAAGCAGATGAAGAAAAAATAAAAACAATCCTCGAAAAACATCCGAAAATAGAGTTTCTCTGCATCGATGTAGCCAATGGCTATTCTGAGCATTTTGTGCAGTTTGTAAAGAAAGCGAGACAGAATTTCCCCGATAAAATCATTATGGCAGGAAATGTGGTAACCGGCGAAATGGTAGAAGAGCTTCTTTTAGTCGGCGCAGATATCATAAAAGTAGGAATCGGACCCGGCTCGGTTTGTACAACGCGTGTAAAAACCGGCGTCGGCTATCCGCAACTTTCAGCCATTATAGAATGTGCTGATGCTGCGCATGGTTTAAAGGGCCACATTATTGCGGACGGCGGTTGCAAAGTTCCCGGCGATGTTGCCAAAGCTTTTGGCGGCGGAGCAGATTTTGTAATGCTGGGTGGAATGTTTGCCGGACATGACGAAAGCGGTGGCGAAATGGTAGAAGAAAATGGTAAAAAATTCAAACTATTTTACGGTATGAGTTCTAAAACTGCAATGGATAAACATTCAGGTGGTGTCGCAGAATATAGAGCTTCGGAAGGAAAAACGGTGAAAGTTCCTTACAAAGGTGCAGTGCTGGAAACAGTGAAAGATATATTGGGCGGAGTACGTTCTACCTGTACTTATGTTGGTGCTTCTACCTTAAAAGAACTGTCTAAAAGAACGACTTTTATAAGAGTTCAGGAGCAGGAAAATCAGGTTTACAATGATTAA